The genomic segment CGGCTGGTTCACTCCAACCGAGGCAGCCGCGATTGGCACCGTGGGCACCGGCTTCTTCGCCGTGGTGCTGGGCGGCATGCGCTGGGCCGGCTTCAAGGAAGTGCTCTACGGCACCGCGGTGACTACCGGCATGATCTTCATGATCCTGCTGGGCGCCGACATCATGAATTCCTTCCTGGCCGTCTCCCAGTTGCCTGTGGCGCTGGCCGAAGCCATCACCAACAGCGGCGTCGGGCCCTTCGTGGTGCTCGCGGGGATCCTTATCCTGTACCTGATCCTCGGCTGCGTGATGGACACCATGTCGATGATCCTGCTGACCATCCCGATCTTCTTCCCGCTGATCATGGGCCTGGATTTCTACGGCCTGGACCAGACCGAAAAGGCTATCTGGTTCGGCATCCTGGCGCTGATGGTGGTGGAAATCGGCATGATCACCCCGCCGGTGGGCATGAACGTCTACGTGATCAGCAGTATGGCCCGCGACGTGAGCTTGCGCGACGCCTTCCGCGGCGTGGTGCCTTTTCTCATCTCCGACATCGTTCGCGTGGTGATCCTGGTGCTGTTCCCGTCGATCACCCTGTGCCTGGTGCGGTGGCTGTCATGACCTCGACCGGCTAATCGAATTGCCGCCTGCGGCGGCTGCATCACTCCCCTGCGCTTTCGAATTCCGCAACGGCGATGGGGAGCCCTTAACCTTGAAAAAGGAAAACAACAACAATGAAGCACCTCACCCACAACACCCAAGCAAGCCGCATTCTGGTACCGACACTGCTCGCGGCGACCATCGCCGCCCTCGTCCCGCTGGCCGCCAGCGCCGAAGGCTTCGTCGACGACACCAAGATCACGGTCAATGCGCGCAACTTTTACATCGGTCGTGAATTCCGCGACGACTCGGTACAGCGCACCAAAGCCGAGGAATGGACCCAGAGCTTCATCCTCAACATCCAGTCCGGCTACACGCCCGGCCCGGTCGGCTTTGGCGTCGACGTGCTCGCTGGCCTGGCGATCAAGCTCGACGGCGGCCGCGGCACCTACGGCACCGCCCTGCTACCGACCCACGACGGCAACCGTCCGGCCGACGATTATGGCCGCTTCGGCGTGGCCGCCAAGGCCAAGCTCTCCAACACCGAACTGAAGATCGGCGAGATGATGCCCGTGCTGCCGATCCTGCGCTCGGACGACGGCCGCTCGCTGCCGCAGACCTTCGAGGGTGGCATGATCACTTCCAAGGAAATCGACGGCCTGACCCTCTACGGTGGCCAGTTCCGCCAGAACAGCACCCGTGACGACGCCAGCATGGAAGACATGTCCATGCAGGGTGCAGGTGCAGCCACTTCTGACCGCTTCAACTTCATCGGTGGCGAATACGCCTTCAACAACAAACAGACCACCGTTGGCCTCTGGACCGCCGAGCTGAAAGACGTCTACGAGCAGCAGTACGTGCAGCTGTTGCACGTCCAGCCATTGGGTGACGATCTCGCTCTGACTGCGAACCTTGGCTACTTCCAGGGTGATGAAGAAGGCAGCGCCCTGGCGGGCAATCTCGACAACAAGACCTACTCCGGTCTGTTCGGCTTGAAAACCGGCGGCAATACCTTTTATGTGGGCCTGCAGAAAGTCAGCGGCGACACCTGGATGCGCGTCAATGGCACAAGCGGCGGCACCCTGGCGAACGATAGCTTCAACAACAGCTACGACAACGCCGGCGAGAGCTCTTGGCAGGTTCGCCACGACTACAACTTCGCTGCCGTGGGTGTGCCTGGTCTGACGCTGATGAACCGCTACATCAGCGGCGACAACATCGAGACTGCCACCGACGACGATGCCAAGGAATGGGGCCGCGAAACCGAGGTGGCCTACACCATCCAGAACGGTCCGGCGAAGAACCTCAATATTAAGTGGCGCAACTCGAGCTTCCGCTCCCAGGCCAACACGCGTGACCTCGACGAGAACCGTCTGATCTTCAACTACCCGCTGTCGATCCTGTAACCGCTACACCGCAACGCTCCCGTTGTAACGCGTCTCTCCTGCGCGTGATTGCCTTGGCCCGTCAGATGACGGGCTTTTTTTCCCCCGCGCCTGCTGCCCTGCCCCAGCGGCCGGCCCTCCATTTATTACCGCGTCGACCGTGCTGACAAATGCACATTGGTCGCAACCCTCACGCGTCATGCCCTCCCTGGGGAACCTGGCGCCGCTTCCGCGACTCGTCTAGTAATAGAGCAACAGCCTCGCTTGGCAGTACGGAGCTGATGATGCCTACGACCTACAACATCGCATTGGTGACCCTGTCCATCCTGATCGCCATTGCCGGCTCCTTCACCGCGCTCGACCTGGCTAGCCGCGCTCGCGCTTCGACGGGGTGGATCCACCACGCTTGGCTGTGCTCGGCCGCCGTATCCATGGGCGGCAGCATTTGGTCGATGCACTTCGTCGGGATGCTCGCCTTCGGTATGCCCGGGATGGAGATCCGTTACGATCTCGCCCTCACGCTCTGGTCGCTGGTCGTGCCGATCGCGGTCACGGCAATCAGCTTTTTCGCCGTGAGCAGCCAGGGCCTAAGTCGTC from the Stutzerimonas stutzeri genome contains:
- a CDS encoding OprD family porin, producing MKHLTHNTQASRILVPTLLAATIAALVPLAASAEGFVDDTKITVNARNFYIGREFRDDSVQRTKAEEWTQSFILNIQSGYTPGPVGFGVDVLAGLAIKLDGGRGTYGTALLPTHDGNRPADDYGRFGVAAKAKLSNTELKIGEMMPVLPILRSDDGRSLPQTFEGGMITSKEIDGLTLYGGQFRQNSTRDDASMEDMSMQGAGAATSDRFNFIGGEYAFNNKQTTVGLWTAELKDVYEQQYVQLLHVQPLGDDLALTANLGYFQGDEEGSALAGNLDNKTYSGLFGLKTGGNTFYVGLQKVSGDTWMRVNGTSGGTLANDSFNNSYDNAGESSWQVRHDYNFAAVGVPGLTLMNRYISGDNIETATDDDAKEWGRETEVAYTIQNGPAKNLNIKWRNSSFRSQANTRDLDENRLIFNYPLSIL